The sequence TGCTGGTGAGGGGATTTaagtgggaaaaagaaaattgtggtCAGTTAGAAATAATTTGAGactttaaattttgtttctgttgtgtCATTTCAGTGTATTAATCACTTCTATCAGTGATTAATAATAGTGATAATCAGCGTATAGTGTGtcaggtttctttttaaatttttttctgcttttttgcaCTTGCTTTGCATCCAGAAATGAAGTGATGTGACTGGAGCAGGGGGCAATGTAAAAACACATTCTAGGCACATTTTTCTGCCTTATGAATGAACAAAGCATGTAcaaaagtgtttaaaaacaaaatttttgatCCATTAAATCAGTCTCCTGGTATTTGATGTGTTGGAACTtagagcaggtttttttttcctgtgtggttTTGGGTGGGTTGCTGAGGAGTCAGAATGAATTCAGACACACTTTGCCATGATTTTGATCTGCATTTCTCAGTGCTGGATTCTCTGAGGTGGGGAGAGATGAAGGAGTGTTTTTCCCCAAGTGTCTCTTACCCCAGTTCTCTGTTTCCCAGTGACCAGGTggtacctgcagcacagcccccctcCCTTGTCAGCTGTGAGAAAAAAGACAACATGTTGCCTTTTGTGGGCTTGAACAACCTGGGCAACACCTGCTACCTGAACAGTGTCCTGCAGGTGAGTCCATGTCCAGGAGGGCTCCAAAAGGGAGATTCTGGTTAAGCACAAATGGGTCAAAGCAGTTCATTGTGGGTGCAGTAAAAAGGGCATCTCATAACAGCAGGGAAATaaagatgctgctgcaggagatgtGTGCCCTGTGGTTGTCCTGATTGGGAAATTCTTCAGTTTCCATACTCAgggctcctccctgctgtgaaAAATCCTGGATCTTTGTGTGCCTGGGGacatgcagagctgtgtggattATAAATGTGCATTTATGTGTGGAGTAACTTCTTACTTCAGTTATTCTCATGTTTTCAACTGTTGCTTTCAGGTATTATAtttttgtcctggttttaaAACTGGAGTAAAACATTTATATAACATCATTTCAAAGAAGAGAGAATCTTCAAAGGATGAAGGAgagcaaaaggcagaaaaggtaACAAATCCCCTTGTGTTCTTTATTTGTAATCTTGCAAGCGAGGCTGTCCTGAATGCAGTGAAAATTTAACTGATTTCTGTTTCTAAGAAGCTTTTCAGCATTGTTTCCTACACTGTTACTTCAGGTGAAAGATGTATTTGAGTTGTTTAGAACTTTAGCACAAGTTTTGAAGTCTAACGGAAGAAATTTGAGGAAGATACTTGACCATGCTTCTGGCACAAAGATAATTATGATACATACCTGGAGCTGATAGAAATGGGGGTTTGGGCAAAGATGGTTTGGGATTTTAGACTAATGGCTAATTGGGCTTTTATGTTTGCCtcctacttaaaaaaaaaaaaaaaaaaaaaaagatggtttGGGATTTTAGACTAATGGCTAATTGGGCTTTTATGTTTGCCtcctacttaaaaaaaaaaaaaatctgaaacccACCTGCCTCTCATAGCAGACAAAAAATTCAGCCAAATACAGAAAAccaagggagggaaggagagaaaaatgttaatttgtGACCGATTGACTGTTGCAagtgtttttattccttttgctttgtcaCTGCAGGGAAGCTGTAAAGAAGATCCCTTGGCAAGTTACGAACTCATCTGCAGTTTGCACTCCTTGATCCTTTCAGTTGAGCAGCTTCAAGCCAGTTTTCTCCTAAACCCAGAGAAATACACGGATGAGTTGGCCACTCAGCCCCGGAGGCTGCTGAACACCCTCAGGTACAAATCCCCTTAAATGCTGACAGACTTTGTCCTGATGTTTCCAGGCCATTACACTGCCCAGCTTTAGAGGCTAGTGGAAGGTAGATGGCCTTAAATTTGGGGTGGCCTTCTGGGAAGGAAGATTTTTGTGCTTATTGTTTGCACTGTGGTGTTggaaacttgaaaataaatttgaattttgtaAGACTGTAATATAGAAGGAGTTTAAAACAGGGTTTAGGTACAGAAGTGTTATTGAATTACAGAgaggtttgggttgaaaggaatttaaaactcatccagttccaccccctgccatgagcagggacacttcccactatcccaggttgctccaagccctgtccagcctggccttgggcactcccaggATGGGAAGGATCCCCTTGGTTCCCACTATCCCaggagaggtttgggttggaaggaatttaaaactcatccagttccaccccctgccatgagcagggacacttcccactatcccaggttgctccaagccctgtccagcctggccttggacacttccaggatggGAAGGATCCCCTTGGAGCTGAGGAGCTCCCCTGCTGGGTGTGTGCATATCCTCAATGCTGaaccttcccccagctctgtgacAGACAGGACCCCTCTCTATGCCTGGAGAAGATCCTCCAGGATTTCTAAACCCCTGATTTCAGTCTCAAATCCCACTCCCCAGTTAGCAAAGGACACCCAGCcctcattttttgtttctttgcacaGAGAGCTGAACCCCATGTACGAAGGGTACCTGCAGCACGACGCCCAGGAGGTCCTGCAGTGTATCCTGGGCAACATCCAGGAAACCTGCCAGCTGCTGAAGAAGGAAGAGCTGAACAAACTGCCTGTGGAAGAGCCTGCAGCTAAACTGGAGGAAAAAGCCAACCAAACCTCTGAGAGCAATGGATctgtcagccctgctgaggaggaggatcccaccctgggcagccaCGGCGGAGACGCGGCCAAGGAGAAGCTGCTCAAGGGAAACGGGAAAAGGAAAAGCGACGCCGAGGGCGGCAACGCcaagaaaaaatccaaagtaTCAAAAGAGCAAATTGCAGCAGAAGAACATCAAAGACAAACCAGGTCCAAGAGGAAAGCCACGggagaaaagatggaaaaccaAACGGATGCCATTGCCAAGTGCTCCGGGGAGAGCGAGAGCGCCAAGCCCACGCAGAAGAAGTCGCGCCTTAGGTTAAACTGGTTAAAATCTTCCTGCAAACAGCCCAGTATCCTGTCCAAATTTTACAGTCTAGGAAAGTTAACTACAAACTTGGGATCCAAAGACCCTGGGAAAGAATATGACTGTGAGTTTGAAGAGTCAGCTGTCAAGTGCGAAAATGGTGACAGTAAAGAAGAATATCATGAACCGGCGTCTCCCGTGGAAAGCCATCATggaaaaggaactgaaaaagaaccaaaaaaggAAGGTTGGTGCACACGTGGATGGGCTTAAAATTAGTAGGATTAAGAAAGTACAATGCGTGGGAAGTCAGCCTTCAAactgcacagcctgcagagctctcaacacaaaattagatttttcaggaattgaagatgatttttttaggaaaagtaatttatttttatatgtgttcgtaatttttttttttcttttagaactTGACCTGTTTAGCTTAGATGTTGAGGCATTTCTTTAACATCCTGTGATCATTGTACAATATGTATAAAAAAGGCAGACTATTACCAGCTTTGTAGTTACCACTAATTTTTGTTATCCGTAGAAAGAGCAAGTGGATTCAAGATGAAAAGGGATATTTCTGGCAGGAGCAAACAGAACCAAACCCCACTAGCTATGGTTTTGCAAACAgtatcttctttttcccttccagttcCTTAATCTCTCCATATTCCCAACCTTCCCAAGAACCAGGAAGGACTCAGGATGTATTAAAGATCTAATCTATTTAGATCTAATAGATACCAATTAGAAATGCTAATTGGCTGGCAGATCTGGATTTTGTTTATGTCAATGAAACAAGATACATACTGAAGGAAGGGCCTCAGTATGAATCCAGTACTTACTAATTTGGAACTTTCCACCCAccaattttttattaaaaaattgaaggaatGAAGTGTCTTCTGCAGATTTGGCCAAAACTGGCCAATAAATTtaggaaggaggagaggacTGAGAATAAATAGAAACCAGGCAGACCCACAGTGTGGTGCTCCTTGAGGAGTTCAGCAGTCCTTGCTAAGGAGTCAGAGCATTGATGACAACCAAATATTCCAGAATGTGACACTGTCACACTTCAAGTATAAAACAAGAACCCAATCTTAGAACAGAATTAAGGTTTGAGGCCCAAGAGACAGAGTGTCCTTATTTACTTACAAGCAGATTATGCCATGAAAACTGCACAtgatttattctgctttttaatcCCTGAGATCCCTACAGCCACGGCTgtaacagtgatttttttccaaggataACATCTGAGATCCCTACAGCCATGGCTgtaacagtgatttttttccaaggataACCAGGATCTGAAGGGTCTCTGGAATGAAGTGCACCTTgctcagggatgtgctgtgtACTCTCTCCAGGTACAGAGCTGGCTGTCTTCGAGCTGGTGGAGAGACTCTTCCAGGGCCAGCTAGTGCTGAGGACGAGGTGCTTGGAGTGCGAGTGCTTCACGGAAAGGAGGGAAGATTTCCAGGACATCAGTGTCCCAGTGCAAGAAGATGAACTTTCTAAAAGTGAAGAGAGTTCTGAAAGTAAGTCATTCCCTCACAAAAAGAGCTGTGAGGTGTGTGCCTGCCTCAGGCAGCCGTGGGGAAGGGACAGTGCTGCAGTTGGGAACATGGCTCCTGTTTGTGCTGGCTAAAATTAGAGGCTGTTATCTCCTGTCCTGATTAACTTTAGACTTTGGAAACATGGTGCTGATAATGTTGACAGATCCAGATAATATTCAAATTGTTCCAG comes from Ficedula albicollis isolate OC2 chromosome 8, FicAlb1.5, whole genome shotgun sequence and encodes:
- the USP1 gene encoding ubiquitin carboxyl-terminal hydrolase 1 isoform X2 — protein: MFSWLRLWDYLQNDQVVPAAQPPSLVSCEKKDNMLPFVGLNNLGNTCYLNSVLQVLYFCPGFKTGVKHLYNIISKKRESSKDEGEQKAEKGSCKEDPLASYELICSLHSLILSVEQLQASFLLNPEKYTDELATQPRRLLNTLRELNPMYEGYLQHDAQEVLQCILGNIQETCQLLKKEELNKLPVEEPAAKLEEKANQTSESNGSVSPAEEEDPTLGSHGGDAAKEKLLKGNGKRKSDAEGGNAKKKSKVSKEQIAAEEHQRQTRSKRKATGEKMENQTDAIAKCSGESESAKPTQKKSRLRLNWLKSSCKQPSILSKFYSLGKLTTNLGSKDPGKEYDCEFEESAVKCENGDSKEEYHEPASPVESHHGKGTEKEPKKEGTELAVFELVERLFQGQLVLRTRCLECECFTERREDFQDISVPVQEDELSKSEESSEISPEPKTEMKTLKWAISQFASVERIVGEDKYFCENCHHYTEAERSLLFDKMPEVITIHLKCFAASGLEFDCYGGLSKINTPLLTPLRLSLEEWSTRPTNDTYGLFAVVMHSGITISSGHYTASVKVTDLQSLELDRGNFLPEPGYAALKPEPLTEEEARAVAEDYDDGEVSFRLNGAAPPGKVLGKKSTEAVGLLGGQKSKADCELCASKQPNPEKLLSAAPEPRGAQPGPQQGEPPALAAAGLENKALYVLQSLKEYEGKWLLFDDSEVKVTEEKDFLNSLSPTSSSTSTPYLLFYKKIVE
- the USP1 gene encoding ubiquitin carboxyl-terminal hydrolase 1 isoform X1, with amino-acid sequence MPGVLPGDSARASPSKKNRLSLKLFQKKEAKRVLDFIEAQENEPKGAEFRGAEIDQVVPAAQPPSLVSCEKKDNMLPFVGLNNLGNTCYLNSVLQVLYFCPGFKTGVKHLYNIISKKRESSKDEGEQKAEKGSCKEDPLASYELICSLHSLILSVEQLQASFLLNPEKYTDELATQPRRLLNTLRELNPMYEGYLQHDAQEVLQCILGNIQETCQLLKKEELNKLPVEEPAAKLEEKANQTSESNGSVSPAEEEDPTLGSHGGDAAKEKLLKGNGKRKSDAEGGNAKKKSKVSKEQIAAEEHQRQTRSKRKATGEKMENQTDAIAKCSGESESAKPTQKKSRLRLNWLKSSCKQPSILSKFYSLGKLTTNLGSKDPGKEYDCEFEESAVKCENGDSKEEYHEPASPVESHHGKGTEKEPKKEGTELAVFELVERLFQGQLVLRTRCLECECFTERREDFQDISVPVQEDELSKSEESSEISPEPKTEMKTLKWAISQFASVERIVGEDKYFCENCHHYTEAERSLLFDKMPEVITIHLKCFAASGLEFDCYGGLSKINTPLLTPLRLSLEEWSTRPTNDTYGLFAVVMHSGITISSGHYTASVKVTDLQSLELDRGNFLPEPGYAALKPEPLTEEEARAVAEDYDDGEVSFRLNGAAPPGKVLGKKSTEAVGLLGGQKSKADCELCASKQPNPEKLLSAAPEPRGAQPGPQQGEPPALAAAGLENKALYVLQSLKEYEGKWLLFDDSEVKVTEEKDFLNSLSPTSSSTSTPYLLFYKKIVE